TGCAAACCCTCGTAAAGATTCATCAGCGATGCCTCCAAGCAGCACCGGTCTCAAGGCCGGCGTCTGATGAACACGTCGTGAAAAACAGGAAGGTGCCTGTATTTATCGGACAAGAGTATCAGGGTAAAAAGAGAAACGCCCGCCAATTTGGAGAGTTTGGGGTGGGTGGTGGGATTCGAACCCACGACACCATCCGGACCCTCACTGATTCTGCGGCAGTTACCTCTGATTACTTCCGATTATCAGCTCATTTAACGCATGGTTTTGTGCCCAAGTTGTGCCCAACTGGACTGAGAGCTCGCCGGAGTCTGTCCCTCCGCACTGCCCAGTGCGATTGCCGCGAATTATGGGCATTGGACGAGCGCTCCTCTACACTTTCCATTCCTCAAGGATCTGAACTGGAGCAGTTGCGGGCACCGAATCCCGTTATGCTGATCCAGAGTCCCAAAGTTCAATCTGACTCTGAAGAACTTAATGACTTACGTCCTGCAGGTTGCGGCAAAACGCGGGAAAATCCGCAACCCCCGCGCAACCCGAACCAGAGAGCTGAATGAGCGTGAGGCAAGGCTCAAACATAGATTGACAGCCAACGGCGATCCTTTACTGCAGACTGGAGGGCGAATGCGAGGGAATAACAGACGGACTATGGCCGCCCCACCTGAGGTACTATCCAACCAAGCCCTTCGGGCGCAGTTCATAATCAAGTATGGGCGAATCCCCGTTGCACCCACCCATTGGAGCTTGCAGGAGGGCGCCTCGGATTCGCCAGCTTCGGAACCGCCGGAAACTGCTCACCTGGTCCAGGCGGACGGCCCTGCATGTGCAAACTGTTCCGGCCCGCTTCCGACTGGACGCGCCAAGTATTGTTCCGACTCTTGCTCAGACGACGCGAAGCGGAAAGCTGCGCGAGAGGTCTACGGACATCGCCATAGGTTCGTGTGCGTCGAGTGCGGCTGTGAGCTTCATCCTGGCCGTCACCGGAAATAGAGAGAGGCGATGATTTCAGAATTGTTTCTGAAGCCGTCGTTATTGGCTAAACCGACAAAATCGGTTCGCCGACTGCAGCATGACTCGCGGTTTATTTTGACTGATGATTTCGACAAATAATTGGGAGGTTTGGATGGGCGGGTACGGCAGCGGCAGACGTCGGCACAGCGAGCCAACGACCTCTGATTTTCTCCAGTTAGATATACGGGAATGGCAGAGGAAAGGAAGGCTTGTTGCGGGTCACTCGTTTTCGCTTTGGGGATGGGGTGGCGTAGCGGCTGCAAGAGCTAAGGTGCGTATTGAAACCGATTATGCTTCTTTGTGCTACGATCGCTATCGTTTTGAACGGGGATGGTTGGCCGAACAATTTGTGGTGCGACTTAACTGGACGCCCTGCAATTATGGCGGAGCACGCGCGTGGTTTCTCTGTCCAATAAGAAGCTGTGGACGCCGCGTGGCGATCCTCTACGCGGGTGCGACTCTCGCCTGCCGACGCTGCCACCAGCTCTCGTATCCCAGTCAGCAACAATCCCGAATGAAGCGAAGGTTGTATCGGTCGCAAGAGATCCGAATGAAGTTGGGTGGTTCTCCCAACATTACCCTACCTTTCCCAGAAAAGCCGACGGGGATGCACTGGCGCACCTACCAGCGGCTTAAGATTCAAGCGACACAATACGAGCAGGTATATTTGGGCAACACGATGGCCTTATTGGCCACACTGAAAAGCACCCGCAGGAGAGCTCGAACGCCGGCTTGAACGGGGAACCTAGTTCATCGTTCATGGCCCCGACCCCCGGTAAAGAATAGATGGAGCCAGAAACTCAGGCTGCCATCGGCCGTGCTTACGCAGTGGGAAATTGTCGTGGCTTCTCAGGAGCAGGAGCGCTCATCTGAGCCAGCAATTCTTGTGGGTGTATAGGCTTCGCCAAGCAGGTGAAGCTATAGCCTGACTGAGCCGCTTGCTCCAATAGGTCAGCAGTAGCGACGTTTCCCGAAATCAGGATCACCTGACAGCTTGGTACAAGCTGGCGGGTGGCAATAGCGATGTCAAGGCCGGTGCCCGCGTTCAGCACCACGTCGCTCACTAAGAAGTCGGGACGAAAGGTATTCAGGATGGTGAGGGCATCGTCGAGCGAGTAGCAAGCAACCGCATCGAATCCGTGCTGCTTCAGGACGAGAACCAACGTATCGGCGATGAGATGCTCATCGTCTACTACGAGGACGAAGGGACGAGTCTTTGGCATAGCGCGGCGACGGAGAGAGCCAAACTTACTATGTTGATGCACAAATCAGGAATACTGCTGCCCGCAAATGATAGTGAACGACCGCGGGGTGATGCGTGTCGAACCCGCTGAACTGGTGAATGCTCCCGATGGTCTCTATGAATTGCGCTATGTCTTCGAAGGGCGTCCTGAGGCTAAGAGCGTTCGGATCGACCGCGGCGACATTTTGGGCAATTACCGAATACCGTTTTCATCGAATGTCAACGGTTCAGGCATCCCCGCGGCATATTCAGTTACTCCAAACTAGTGGGGACAGAAGTTGGGGACAGAAGTTGGGCCTTTTAAGCTCCGCGTCTTCGCTTGCGCTTTATGGCGTATCGAACGTTCTCGCGGGGCTTTTTCTTGCATGTGAGATAGGCGCTCTCGCCAGTAGGAATAGCGCCTTCTCTCAATCCAGGTGCCAAATTGGGATTTTGCTTACAATGCGCAACACTGCGCCTCTGTCGCGTCGCCGAGCAAGCGAAATTGTCACCTATCCAGCCGTCCGCACCGACTTGGGACCCTTTTTCATCTTCAACCAGTTCATCTGTGAGCATTCAAGTGTGTGAAGGAATTCCCGGCCAGTTAATTCTTCGATAGAGCTCCCGGTCCCGACCGTGGCGAAGCACTGCAGGCAAATGGAATCGAAGGTGCCATCTCGGTTCTTGCGATAGGAAAAATCATCGCCGAATGGGAGTGTAGGCTTCGTGGTCATGCGCGCCGCCTCAAGTTTCCCGAACTATATCACCGAATAGCTTGATGGGAAAAAGTCCGTCGGAAACCAGTCCTACTCCCAAAATGGGAAGGACGAGATGACATGTTTCAGCCACGCGATACCCAGGTTCTGGCTTAAGCAGACAATGAGTGACGTCTAAACTGAACGCGCTTCGGTTGCAGCTATTGACGCTACTCCTCACACCGGTGCTCAGGATTTTTCGACCAAACTGACTGCCTCCGGCAGCCTTGCGTATGTCCTTGGCGCGGTTGACCCCACGCGCAATTCGGTTGGAATCGATATTTATGATGTCCAGCACGGCGGGCAACGCCGTGAGCGCA
This is a stretch of genomic DNA from Terriglobia bacterium. It encodes these proteins:
- a CDS encoding response regulator — protein: MPKTRPFVLVVDDEHLIADTLVLVLKQHGFDAVACYSLDDALTILNTFRPDFLVSDVVLNAGTGLDIAIATRQLVPSCQVILISGNVATADLLEQAAQSGYSFTCLAKPIHPQELLAQMSAPAPEKPRQFPTA